A window of Vibrio ishigakensis contains these coding sequences:
- the astD gene encoding succinylglutamate-semialdehyde dehydrogenase, with translation MTTHFIAGEWISGQGADIQSQSPYNSQTIWQGHSATEGQVELAVMAARTGFLSWKKKSFAEREQIVLRFADLVKENAELIAETISKETGKPIWETRTEAAAMAGKIGLSIKSYHERTGTKHKQVGANDVTLQHRPLGVLAVFGPYNFPVHLPNGHIVPALLAGNTVVFKPSDLTPLCGELAVKLWQEAGLPSGVVNLVQGGKETGIALASSNKIDGLLFTGSANTGHILHRQFAGQPEKMLALEMGGNNPLIVSEEYGDLDAAVYTIIQSAFISAGQRCTCARRLYVPQGEAGDALVARLVEVTKQLKMDQPFADDQPFMGTLISRTAAQQIVAAAEELVGKGAEYLLKGELGESAFLSPTILEASAIDTLPDEEYFGPLLQVVRYSGFEKAIELANDTQYGLSAGLISTRDAEWEQFSDEIRAGIVNRNRPITGASGDAPFGGPGASGNLRPSAFYAADYCAYPMASIHGAEPLLPESLSPGITM, from the coding sequence ATGACAACGCATTTTATTGCAGGGGAGTGGATCTCTGGCCAAGGCGCCGATATCCAGTCTCAGTCTCCGTATAACAGCCAAACTATCTGGCAAGGACACAGCGCAACTGAAGGTCAAGTAGAGCTAGCGGTAATGGCCGCACGCACTGGCTTTCTTAGTTGGAAAAAGAAGAGCTTTGCAGAGCGCGAACAGATAGTATTGCGCTTTGCAGATCTAGTAAAAGAAAACGCTGAGCTGATCGCTGAGACCATTTCTAAAGAGACGGGTAAACCTATCTGGGAAACTCGCACAGAAGCCGCTGCAATGGCGGGCAAGATAGGTCTATCCATCAAGTCTTATCACGAAAGAACCGGTACTAAACACAAGCAGGTAGGTGCCAACGATGTGACCTTACAACATCGCCCGCTGGGTGTGCTAGCTGTGTTTGGCCCATATAACTTTCCAGTACACCTTCCAAATGGACACATAGTTCCTGCACTTCTTGCTGGCAACACTGTGGTGTTTAAGCCATCTGATCTGACTCCGCTTTGTGGTGAGCTTGCAGTCAAACTATGGCAAGAAGCAGGCCTTCCATCGGGTGTGGTCAACCTAGTGCAAGGTGGTAAAGAAACGGGTATCGCACTAGCGAGTTCAAATAAGATCGATGGCCTATTGTTTACCGGTAGCGCTAATACCGGTCATATCCTGCATCGTCAGTTTGCGGGTCAGCCAGAGAAGATGTTGGCGCTAGAGATGGGGGGCAACAACCCGCTTATCGTCTCTGAAGAATATGGCGACTTAGATGCAGCTGTGTACACCATTATCCAGTCGGCGTTTATCAGTGCCGGTCAGCGTTGTACCTGTGCGCGTCGTCTTTACGTGCCGCAGGGTGAGGCCGGTGATGCTTTGGTCGCTCGTCTAGTAGAGGTGACTAAGCAGCTTAAGATGGACCAGCCGTTTGCAGACGACCAACCTTTCATGGGCACGCTCATCTCCCGCACTGCAGCGCAGCAGATCGTTGCTGCGGCAGAAGAGTTGGTAGGTAAGGGCGCAGAGTACCTTCTCAAAGGTGAGCTTGGTGAGAGTGCTTTCTTGTCTCCGACTATCCTTGAAGCTTCTGCTATCGATACCCTACCGGATGAAGAGTACTTCGGTCCACTGCTGCAGGTTGTGCGCTATTCTGGCTTTGAGAAGGCGATTGAGCTGGCTAACGACACTCAATATGGTTTATCGGCTGGGCTAATCTCGACGCGCGATGCTGAGTGGGAACAGTTCTCTGATGAGATCCGTGCCGGAATCGTGAACCGCAATCGCCCGATTACCGGAGCTAGCGGTGATGCACCATTTGGCGGCCCGGGTGCTTCTGGCAACCTAAGACCGAGCGCGTTTTACGCGGCGGATTATTGCGCGTATCCAATGGCATCTATCCACGGTGCTGAGCCATTATTGCCTGAGTCTCTATCACCGGGCATCACCATGTAA
- a CDS encoding DUF1338 domain-containing protein: protein MGAEQLFEQLWGDFCERLCPSSHTIHELLKQDQALINDHIALRTFGVDPVSLPTLAKPFIELGYEKGGDYVFESKKLIAEHYQHPDPKMPKVFISQLQLHLCSNELRNVVLKLVDQIDADKLSGSDFLHQGRLWDLSYGEYQILASESEYAAWVAAHGYGANHFTVSVNQLAEYEEVAEVNGFLKQKGFAINSSGGEVKGSPKVLLEQSSTMADKVDVAFSDAVHSIPGGFYEFAKRYQDNQGELYHGFVAASADKIFESTNN from the coding sequence ATGGGAGCTGAACAACTGTTCGAGCAACTTTGGGGTGATTTTTGCGAGCGTCTGTGCCCGTCATCACACACGATTCATGAGTTGCTAAAGCAAGACCAAGCTTTGATTAACGACCACATCGCGTTGCGCACCTTTGGTGTCGACCCTGTGTCATTGCCGACTCTAGCCAAGCCTTTTATTGAGCTTGGTTACGAGAAAGGTGGCGACTATGTGTTCGAGAGTAAAAAGCTGATTGCAGAGCATTATCAGCACCCTGACCCTAAAATGCCAAAGGTGTTTATCAGCCAGCTTCAACTGCACCTGTGCTCGAATGAGTTGCGTAATGTTGTGCTTAAGCTGGTAGACCAAATCGATGCAGACAAGCTATCTGGCTCCGATTTCTTACATCAAGGTCGCTTGTGGGACCTTAGCTATGGTGAATATCAGATCCTAGCCAGCGAGAGTGAGTATGCAGCTTGGGTTGCGGCGCATGGCTATGGAGCGAATCATTTTACGGTAAGCGTGAATCAGTTGGCTGAGTATGAGGAAGTGGCTGAGGTGAACGGCTTTTTGAAGCAAAAAGGCTTTGCCATTAACAGCTCGGGTGGAGAAGTAAAAGGCTCTCCTAAGGTGTTATTAGAGCAGTCATCGACTATGGCGGACAAAGTGGACGTAGCATTCTCTGATGCTGTGCACTCTATCCCTGGTGGGTTCTACGAGTTTGCCAAGCGTTATCAAGATAACCAAGGCGAGCTCTACCATGGCTTTGTGGCCGCCTCGGCAGACAAGATATTCGAGAGCACCAACAATTAG
- the astA gene encoding arginine N-succinyltransferase: protein MLVVRPITKEDYNALYMCAEESGHGFTSLPVNETLLNNRIDHSINSFAKPDVTEPGDEGYLMVGFDSETGEVAGTTGIEAAVGWDVPFYSYHISKVVHSSQALGVNNVVRLLTFGNNYTGCSEICTLFLRPSFRGGLNGRLMSKCRFLMLAEHPHRFSQTIFAEMRGVSDAEGKSPFWEWLQDHFFSIDFTHADYLTGTGNKGFIADLMPKLPIYINLLSEEAQAVIGKVHDNTKPALRLLQKEGFICRDYVDIFDAGPTVECDLNNIDTVRQSFRAKVSIAEHSSTQHYLICNTSFENFRAVAQPAAFDNESQTVILSREVAEALEVASGDWVRMTAQ from the coding sequence ATGTTGGTAGTACGCCCAATAACCAAGGAAGATTATAACGCTCTCTATATGTGTGCAGAGGAGTCGGGGCATGGATTTACATCCTTGCCGGTGAACGAAACCCTGCTGAACAATCGAATCGATCATTCAATAAATAGCTTTGCTAAGCCCGATGTCACCGAACCCGGAGATGAGGGGTACTTGATGGTTGGGTTCGATAGTGAAACCGGTGAGGTAGCCGGCACTACAGGTATAGAGGCCGCGGTTGGTTGGGACGTACCATTTTATTCTTACCACATCAGCAAGGTGGTTCATTCATCCCAGGCTTTGGGGGTTAACAACGTAGTTCGTCTGTTGACTTTCGGCAATAATTACACCGGATGTTCTGAGATCTGTACCCTGTTTCTACGCCCGAGCTTTCGAGGCGGCCTCAACGGCAGATTGATGTCTAAGTGTCGCTTCTTAATGCTGGCAGAGCACCCACATAGATTCTCACAGACCATCTTTGCTGAGATGCGCGGTGTGTCTGATGCTGAGGGCAAGTCTCCATTCTGGGAATGGCTACAGGACCACTTTTTCTCTATAGATTTTACCCATGCAGATTATCTAACAGGTACAGGCAACAAGGGCTTTATTGCTGATTTGATGCCTAAGCTGCCTATCTATATCAACCTATTGAGCGAAGAAGCCCAAGCTGTGATTGGCAAGGTGCATGACAACACCAAACCTGCTTTGCGTCTTTTGCAAAAAGAAGGCTTTATCTGCCGTGATTATGTCGACATCTTCGATGCAGGTCCAACGGTTGAATGTGACCTAAACAATATCGATACCGTAAGGCAATCCTTCAGAGCTAAGGTCTCTATCGCTGAACACAGCAGCACACAGCACTATCTGATCTGTAATACCTCTTTTGAAAACTTCAGAGCGGTGGCTCAGCCGGCAGCCTTCGACAATGAATCCCAGACGGTGATCTTGTCTAGAGAGGTGGCAGAGGCTCTAGAGGTCGCCAGCGGTGATTGGGTGCGCATGACCGCACAATAG
- a CDS encoding aspartate aminotransferase family protein, giving the protein MFSEVTRKDFDEVMLPCYNPLPMIPVKGEGSHVWDQQDKEYIDFAGGIAVSCLGHCHPVMVNALTEQASKLWHLSNVMTNEPALRLAKKLIELSFADKVFFSNSGAEANEAALKLARRYAVDKFGPEKSKIIAFNQGFHGRTFFTVTVGGQSAYSDGFGPKPGDVEHIPYNDIEAFKAAISDETCAVMMEPLQGEGGIVPPTPEFVQTVRELCDKHNALLIFDEVQTGNGRTGHFYAYQGLGVTPDILSTAKSLGGGFPIGAILTTDEIGAHLKVGTHGSTYGGNPLACAVAEAVVDHVSAADVLDGVKEREQLFRAELERINAQYPIFKEVRGKGLLIGAELVDEWKGRARDVLVAAGDEGLMVLVAGANVVRFTPSLVITPQDIKEGFARLEAAVAKLYNA; this is encoded by the coding sequence ATGTTTTCAGAAGTAACCCGCAAAGATTTCGATGAGGTAATGCTACCTTGCTATAACCCGCTACCAATGATCCCTGTTAAAGGTGAAGGCTCGCATGTTTGGGACCAGCAGGATAAAGAGTATATCGACTTCGCTGGTGGTATTGCGGTGAGCTGTTTAGGCCATTGTCACCCAGTGATGGTGAATGCGCTAACAGAGCAAGCGAGCAAGTTGTGGCATTTAAGTAATGTGATGACAAATGAGCCGGCATTGCGTCTGGCTAAGAAGCTGATCGAGCTTAGCTTCGCCGACAAGGTTTTCTTTTCTAATTCGGGTGCGGAAGCAAACGAGGCAGCACTTAAACTGGCACGTCGTTATGCGGTAGACAAGTTTGGTCCAGAAAAATCCAAGATCATCGCCTTTAACCAAGGCTTCCATGGCCGCACCTTCTTTACTGTAACCGTTGGTGGTCAATCTGCATATTCAGATGGCTTTGGTCCTAAGCCGGGTGATGTAGAGCATATCCCATACAACGATATCGAAGCCTTCAAAGCGGCTATTTCAGACGAAACCTGTGCAGTAATGATGGAGCCACTACAAGGTGAGGGCGGTATCGTACCTCCAACTCCTGAGTTTGTGCAGACTGTGCGTGAGCTGTGTGACAAACATAATGCGCTGCTTATTTTCGATGAAGTACAAACCGGTAACGGCCGTACAGGTCATTTCTATGCATACCAAGGTCTGGGTGTGACTCCAGATATTCTAAGTACCGCTAAGTCACTAGGTGGCGGTTTCCCTATCGGTGCCATCCTAACTACCGATGAGATCGGTGCACACCTTAAAGTGGGTACCCATGGTTCTACTTATGGTGGTAACCCATTGGCTTGTGCGGTAGCTGAAGCCGTGGTTGATCACGTATCTGCAGCAGATGTGCTTGACGGCGTGAAAGAACGCGAGCAGCTTTTCCGAGCCGAGCTTGAGCGCATCAACGCTCAATACCCAATCTTTAAAGAGGTTCGTGGTAAAGGTCTGCTGATCGGTGCTGAGCTCGTAGACGAGTGGAAAGGCCGTGCACGTGACGTATTGGTAGCAGCAGGTGATGAGGGCTTAATGGTCCTAGTTGCTGGTGCTAATGTGGTTCGTTTCACCCCATCACTGGTTATCACCCCACAAGATATCAAGGAAGGATTTGCTCGCCTCGAAGCCGCAGTGGCGAAATTATATAACGCTTAA